The Bacillus kexueae region TTCCATCTGTAGATGGTGATTCTCTTCAATTAATTCACCAATATGTTGCTTCAGTTCTCCAAGCTGTCGATATAATGATCCGATTTGTTCTTCTAGACTTGTTACTGATTCAAATATTTCCTTCTTATCCACCGTGATTCCACCTCTAATCTGTGGATTTCATCTATACTGCACCTTCGCTAACGAGCTCGTCCCACGTATACTCAACGACGCGATCTCGATCAACCAACTCGACTTGTAATATACGTTCCAAAATATTTAATCCAACTACTTTTCCTTTTCCATTTGGCGTTTCAATCATCTCACCGATGTCAGGTAATTGTTCTTTTGCCGTTTCATATTCATCGTTTTCATATTTCAAACAGCACATTAATCTCCCACATAAACCGGAAATTTTTGTCGGATTTAATGATAGATTTTGATCTTTAGCCATCTTAATTGAAACAGGTTCAAAATCACCTAAAAATGTGGAACAACAAAGCATTCTCCCACAAGGACCAACGCCCCCGAGCATTTTCGCTTCATCGCGTACACCAATTTGTCTTAACTCAATTCTTGTTTTAAAGATTGCCGCTAAATCTTTTACTAGTTCACGAAAGTCTACACGACCATCTGCTGTAAAGTAAAAGATGACTTTATTGCGATCAAACGTATACTCTACATCCACTAACTTCATATCTAGCCCATGCTCTTCTACCTTTTTTAAACAAATATCGAACGCTTCTTGAGCTGCTTCATTGTTTTCTTTTACAATTATTCGGTCTTTTTCGTCGGCAACACGAATGACCTTTTTTAACGGAAGAACAATATCGTGTTCTCCCACTTGTTTTTTCCCTACTACGACTTTACCATATTCGACTCCACGAATCGTCTCGACAATGACAAAGTCGTCTTTCTGTATATCAAATCCATTCGGATCGAAGTAATATATTTTTCCCGCTTTTTTAAAGCGTACCCCTACAACATCGTACAAACTTATCCCTCCTGCAATGTTAACACCAGCTGCTCCATTAATAGTTGCGGATGAACATTAGCATGTAGTCGTTTCTTCGCTTCCATAATAGAGACAACATGGTTTAATGCAGCACGTTGACTGAGTTGCAACGCTTGTTGCTTTAACATTGTCATCAAATCGTGGTAAACGACGTCATCATCAAGACTAGCTTGAATAGAAATTAAATCTTTATATAAATAAAGCAATAAATCTAATCCGCTTTCAAGTTTTTCTTTATCATCAAAAAACGGCATCCATTGGCTATGGATAAATAACAGCCCTTTTTGTGGTTGATGAATTAATAGTTCATATAATTTTATCACTATCAATCTTGCTTCTGCAAACCACTCGTCCTCACTTAATTGATGAGCTTCTTCGATATTATTAGTCAAGTGGCTAACGAGCGATGCAAGATGAATAGGCACTCCATTTTCCATCAGAGCTTCTTTTATGATAGCAGGTGCGAGAGGTTGGAACGATATAATTTGACACCTAGAGAGAATGGTCGACAAAATGAGTTGGATTTGTTCCGTAATTAAAATGGCCATAGTTCCCTTCGTCGGCTCTTCTAAAAACTTTAACAAACTATTGGCCGCATTTGTCGTCATCTTATCGCAATCCGATATAATATATAGCTTACGATTTGATTCCACACCTGTTTTAGAGAACTCCTCTTGTAAAGATTGAATTTGCCATTTTTTAATTGAAAGACCATCCGGTTCAATGACATGTAAATCCGGGTGGTTTCCACTCTGAATTCTTTTGCAATTTTTGCACTGTTCACAAGGCTGAAATCCATCGACTAACTGTTCACAGAAATAACTTCTCGCTAAAAGTAAAGCGGCTTCTTTTTTTCCGGTTCCTCGTTTTCCTTCAAATAAATAAGCATGGGCTAACCTGTCTTTTTGAATAGTATTTTGAAAAACTTTTAATGCTCTCGGCTGATATTGACTTAATTGCTGCCACGTTTTCATTTATCATCACTCTCTTATGTGTACAGGTTAATTAAAAGCCCTTTTATTTCTCCGATTTTCCCCAATATATAAACGCCTTCTTTTTCTTTAGCTAATAAGTCGTCTGTTAACTCTACAAGCTTTTCGTCAATTTGTTGAACAAGCTGTAAGGTTCGTTTATTTCCATTGAAGTCCCAGCTGTTGGATTCCTTCAATGCAATTCCATATTCAACAGCCTCACGCACAAACCGTTTAACAATGCTTTTGAATTTCGATAAATCGTGGAAGTTTAACGACTTCGCTAATCGGTCTCCAGCTTGTTCGAGCTCCTTCATGATCACGTTAAGTTGCTCTGAATATAATTTGCCTTCCTGCTTTTGAACGAGCTCTTGGAATGATTTTGAATTGGAAGCGTGTACTACTTGTTGAATTTCACGCTTCGTGGAATGAGGTTGTAGCATCTCACTTATTTTCATAATCGTCCACCTTAAAATTGATGAAAAGATTCAACTGGTAATACAAATACAGTAGCTCCTCCCACTTCTACTTCGACAGGATAAGGGACATAGGAATCAGCGTTTCCGCCCATTGGAGATACTGGAGCTACCAATTGATCTCTTGATTGACAATTGTCCTTTATAATCTGAAGTGCTTTATCTACACGTATATCTTCTGTTCCAATCATGAAAGTGGTGTTTCCAGACTTTAAAAAGCCCCCGGTACTTGCCAGTTTCGTGACTCGGAAATGATGTTCCGTTAACGCCTTTAAAAGACGATTACTATCTTGATCCTGTACAACCGCCATAATGAGCTTCATAAAAAGTCTCCTCCTTATATTTTAACACGGTCGACACTAACTAGCATGTTGGATTAATTAATTCCAAATATTATCTATCATTATAACAAGAAATAGTAGTCTATAACACCGTTGGGAAGTATGGGGCTAATATTTTCTTCACATCAGCATAAACTCCCTGTATCGGTTGATCAGCATCGATAACTTTAATTCGATTTGGGAACATTTCAATAACACGCTTATAC contains the following coding sequences:
- a CDS encoding PSP1 domain-containing protein, whose product is MYDVVGVRFKKAGKIYYFDPNGFDIQKDDFVIVETIRGVEYGKVVVGKKQVGEHDIVLPLKKVIRVADEKDRIIVKENNEAAQEAFDICLKKVEEHGLDMKLVDVEYTFDRNKVIFYFTADGRVDFRELVKDLAAIFKTRIELRQIGVRDEAKMLGGVGPCGRMLCCSTFLGDFEPVSIKMAKDQNLSLNPTKISGLCGRLMCCLKYENDEYETAKEQLPDIGEMIETPNGKGKVVGLNILERILQVELVDRDRVVEYTWDELVSEGAV
- the holB gene encoding DNA polymerase III subunit delta' produces the protein MKTWQQLSQYQPRALKVFQNTIQKDRLAHAYLFEGKRGTGKKEAALLLARSYFCEQLVDGFQPCEQCKNCKRIQSGNHPDLHVIEPDGLSIKKWQIQSLQEEFSKTGVESNRKLYIISDCDKMTTNAANSLLKFLEEPTKGTMAILITEQIQLILSTILSRCQIISFQPLAPAIIKEALMENGVPIHLASLVSHLTNNIEEAHQLSEDEWFAEARLIVIKLYELLIHQPQKGLLFIHSQWMPFFDDKEKLESGLDLLLYLYKDLISIQASLDDDVVYHDLMTMLKQQALQLSQRAALNHVVSIMEAKKRLHANVHPQLLMEQLVLTLQEG
- a CDS encoding YaaR family protein; the protein is MKISEMLQPHSTKREIQQVVHASNSKSFQELVQKQEGKLYSEQLNVIMKELEQAGDRLAKSLNFHDLSKFKSIVKRFVREAVEYGIALKESNSWDFNGNKRTLQLVQQIDEKLVELTDDLLAKEKEGVYILGKIGEIKGLLINLYT
- a CDS encoding cyclic-di-AMP receptor gives rise to the protein MKLIMAVVQDQDSNRLLKALTEHHFRVTKLASTGGFLKSGNTTFMIGTEDIRVDKALQIIKDNCQSRDQLVAPVSPMGGNADSYVPYPVEVEVGGATVFVLPVESFHQF